One Natronosalvus halobius genomic region harbors:
- a CDS encoding IclR family transcriptional regulator, giving the protein MFRMIEYYLFPPGIRYRMARTDERGGKDKVKTARTIFTIVEFIKDNEGSTITVIANELGFAKSTVHRHITTLLDLGYIVETPTGYEIGLQFLDLGQRARTRHPGYKLAQDKVEELANQTGERAQFLVEEHGEAVYIHRSFGDRAVRTDPGIGSRIPLHATAAGKAILAQMDDDRRAAILDQTEFDPITDSTITDRQTLLDELETISRRGYSFNREENLGGLHAVGAAVCGPNDEVIGALSISGPSHRLKGQWFDEELPNLLLGTANELELNIAYS; this is encoded by the coding sequence ATGTTCCGTATGATCGAATACTATTTGTTTCCGCCCGGCATAAGGTACCGTATGGCACGAACAGACGAGAGAGGGGGCAAGGACAAGGTCAAGACCGCACGAACGATCTTCACTATCGTCGAATTTATCAAGGACAACGAAGGCTCGACGATCACGGTTATCGCCAACGAGTTGGGCTTCGCGAAGAGCACCGTGCACCGCCACATCACGACACTATTGGATCTCGGATACATCGTGGAAACCCCCACAGGATACGAGATCGGGCTTCAGTTTCTGGATCTGGGTCAACGTGCCAGAACGCGCCATCCGGGGTACAAACTCGCACAGGACAAAGTGGAGGAACTCGCCAACCAAACGGGCGAACGGGCCCAGTTTCTCGTTGAGGAACATGGCGAAGCGGTGTACATCCACCGGTCGTTCGGCGACCGAGCGGTCCGCACAGACCCTGGAATTGGCAGTCGGATTCCGCTCCACGCGACCGCCGCGGGGAAGGCTATACTGGCCCAGATGGACGACGATCGCCGAGCAGCCATTCTCGACCAGACGGAGTTCGATCCAATCACTGACTCGACCATCACCGACCGTCAAACCCTCCTCGACGAACTCGAAACCATCTCCCGGCGCGGATACAGCTTTAACAGGGAGGAGAACCTCGGCGGTCTCCACGCCGTCGGCGCCGCCGTCTGCGGCCCTAACGACGAAGTGATCGGTGCGCTCAGCATCTCCGGCCCATCGCACAGGCTCAAAGGCCAGTGGTTCGACGAGGAGTTACCCAATCTCCTTCTCGGAACGGCCAACGAACTCGAACTCAACATCGCTTACTCATGA